A genomic stretch from Pararhizobium sp. IMCC21322 includes:
- the guaB gene encoding IMP dehydrogenase, whose translation MATIVETASIREALTFDDVLLQPGHSEVLPAEVNIASRITRDIWINLPILSSAMDTVTEAKMAIAMAQAGGIGVVHRNLSITEQAEAVRQVKKFESGMVVNPVVIGPDATLADALLLMSDNGISGIPVVQNGGSGGLAIGRLVGILTNRDVRFASDPAQKVSELMTEKNLVTVKDNATQEDAKRLLHQHRLEKLLVVDDENMCIGLITVKDIEKSQLNPHATKDDHGRLRVAAATSTGDDGLARAEALAAAGVDLIVVDTAHGHSERVLQTVRNVKKLSTGVQIVAGNVATAEGTRALIDAGADSIKVGIGPGSICTTRIVAGVGMPQLTAIMDCVAEAKKHDVPVIADGGIKYSGDLAKALAAGASCAMIGSLLAGTDESPGEVYLYKGRSYKAYRGMGSVGAMARGSADRYFQAEVRDELKLVPEGIEGQVPHKGPTSAVLHQLAGGLRAAMGYVGAPDLPAFEEKAKFVRITNAGLAESHPHDVTITRESPNYAGGL comes from the coding sequence ATGGCCACGATTGTGGAAACCGCTAGCATACGCGAAGCCCTTACATTCGATGATGTCCTGCTGCAGCCCGGCCATTCCGAGGTGCTGCCCGCCGAAGTTAACATTGCCAGTCGGATCACACGCGATATCTGGATTAATCTACCCATCCTCTCCTCTGCCATGGATACTGTGACAGAAGCCAAAATGGCGATCGCGATGGCGCAGGCCGGTGGCATTGGTGTGGTTCATCGTAACCTGTCGATCACTGAGCAGGCCGAAGCAGTGCGTCAGGTAAAGAAGTTTGAATCCGGCATGGTGGTCAATCCCGTTGTGATTGGACCAGACGCTACTCTAGCCGACGCTCTGCTGTTGATGAGCGATAATGGCATTTCCGGGATTCCTGTTGTTCAAAATGGTGGGTCTGGCGGGCTCGCAATCGGGCGGCTTGTTGGCATTCTGACAAACCGTGATGTGCGCTTCGCATCTGATCCGGCGCAAAAAGTCTCTGAATTGATGACCGAGAAGAATCTGGTCACGGTCAAGGATAACGCGACGCAGGAAGACGCCAAACGCCTGCTGCATCAGCACCGCCTCGAAAAGCTACTTGTTGTCGATGACGAAAACATGTGTATCGGTCTGATTACGGTGAAGGATATTGAGAAGTCGCAGCTCAACCCGCACGCCACGAAGGATGATCATGGTCGTTTGAGGGTTGCCGCTGCCACAAGCACCGGAGATGACGGTCTGGCGCGCGCCGAAGCATTGGCCGCAGCTGGTGTTGACCTGATTGTGGTGGATACAGCCCATGGCCATTCAGAGCGGGTTTTGCAGACTGTTCGCAATGTCAAAAAGCTGTCCACCGGGGTACAGATTGTCGCCGGTAATGTGGCCACTGCCGAAGGCACACGAGCGCTGATCGATGCCGGCGCTGATTCCATCAAAGTCGGTATTGGACCCGGCTCCATCTGTACCACCCGTATTGTCGCAGGTGTTGGCATGCCGCAACTGACAGCGATCATGGATTGTGTTGCTGAGGCTAAAAAACATGATGTGCCGGTTATTGCTGATGGTGGCATCAAATATTCCGGTGATCTGGCAAAAGCACTGGCTGCAGGCGCGTCCTGTGCCATGATTGGCTCGCTTCTGGCGGGCACCGATGAAAGCCCGGGCGAAGTTTATCTCTATAAGGGGCGGAGCTATAAGGCTTATCGCGGAATGGGCTCCGTCGGGGCCATGGCGCGCGGATCTGCGGACCGGTATTTTCAGGCCGAAGTGCGCGATGAGTTGAAGCTGGTTCCGGAAGGTATTGAAGGTCAGGTTCCACATAAAGGGCCGACATCGGCAGTGCTGCACCAATTGGCTGGTGGATTGCGTGCTGCCATGGGCTATGTGGGCGCTCCGGATCTGCCGGCGTTTGAGGAAAAGGCCAAATTTGTGCGTATCACCAATGCCGGCCTCGCCGAAAGCCACCCTCATGATGTAACGATTACCCGGGAAAGCCCGAATTACGCAGGCGGCCTCTAG
- a CDS encoding RlmE family RNA methyltransferase, protein MNSNSRGSGGKRGTGGYRGLSVRVKSARGRKISSTKWLQRHLNDPYVQRSKIDGLRSRAAYKILEIDEKYNLLRKGHRIVDLGAAPGGWSQVAAERVGSHIDDIRVVGIDYLSMEPLPGVTLLEKDFLDDDAPDQLREALGGHMADLVLSDMAAPTTGHKQTDHMRIIQLCEVAVEFAREVLKPGGAFVAKVFQGGTEHTLLNELKRDFKKVGHYKPPASRKDSAETYLIARDYRGRDSKVDTEAE, encoded by the coding sequence ATGAATAGTAACTCCAGAGGGTCTGGCGGAAAACGTGGCACAGGCGGCTATCGTGGCCTTTCGGTGCGTGTGAAATCCGCACGTGGGCGCAAAATTTCTTCAACCAAATGGCTGCAGCGCCATCTCAATGATCCTTATGTGCAGCGCTCCAAGATTGATGGCCTGCGCTCCAGAGCCGCCTATAAGATTTTGGAAATTGACGAGAAATATAATTTGTTGCGCAAGGGACATCGCATTGTTGATCTGGGAGCGGCCCCCGGTGGCTGGTCTCAGGTGGCAGCGGAGCGGGTCGGCAGTCACATTGATGACATTCGGGTGGTTGGGATTGATTATCTATCCATGGAACCTTTGCCGGGCGTGACGCTTCTGGAGAAAGACTTTCTGGATGATGATGCACCCGATCAGTTGCGCGAGGCGCTGGGTGGTCATATGGCTGATCTGGTTCTGTCTGACATGGCTGCACCAACCACCGGACACAAGCAGACGGACCATATGCGCATCATTCAACTCTGCGAAGTCGCTGTTGAATTTGCGCGTGAAGTGCTCAAGCCCGGCGGTGCCTTTGTGGCCAAGGTGTTTCAGGGTGGCACGGAACACACTTTGCTGAATGAATTGAAGCGTGATTTCAAAAAGGTGGGGCATTACAAGCCGCCGGCCAGCCGAAAAGACTCCGCTGAAACCTATCTGATTGCCAGAGATTACCGGGGTCGTGACTCGAAAGTCGACACAGAAGCGGAATAA
- a CDS encoding Ppx/GppA phosphatase family protein codes for MTNKDGVPGNSGSSSQDVELARRDMSDDATGVEPISVLQQHNVSAKPFDDRESAESVSAFAVIGVASKQVDSVSVLDEPAQNAGKAERDAKHLKGDGVNNAASGQGMARIDGATNNNPDAKIAFENAAPKRHNSARHHKNYGIAKSTEGKVAKYAALDLGTNNCRLLIAEPRDEGFRVIDSFSRIVRLGEGISMNNRLSDEASTRAISALRVCWNKLKYHKVEKVRLIATEACRSAENGAEFLQRVFQEIGLELEIIDRETEARLAVTGCSSLVEPRSDGVVLFDIGGGSSEVVWLDRRGRRKRNRLGGTLRAWDSLPVGVVTLSERHDGKNVTRDSFEVMVNEVRDMLVAFPKRRELQQALSRGRHHLLGTSGTVTTLAGVHLGLRRYDRRRVDGMWMSNNDAASMIDKLLTLSYEQRIGHPCIGHDRADLVLPGCAIFEAIRREFSCDQLRVADRGLREGILVELMSKDGHGLSRRGHRSTPWRRKRPRSKAKQNAHANANTDGTSDE; via the coding sequence GTGACGAACAAGGATGGGGTTCCCGGCAATTCGGGCTCATCCTCGCAGGACGTAGAACTTGCGCGCAGGGATATGTCAGACGACGCCACAGGTGTCGAACCCATATCTGTTTTGCAGCAGCATAACGTCTCCGCGAAACCGTTTGACGACCGTGAATCCGCCGAGTCAGTCTCGGCTTTTGCAGTCATCGGGGTTGCATCGAAGCAGGTCGATTCTGTTTCCGTGTTGGATGAACCGGCACAAAATGCCGGAAAAGCTGAGCGTGATGCGAAGCATCTGAAGGGTGATGGCGTTAACAACGCGGCATCCGGCCAGGGAATGGCGCGCATTGATGGCGCCACCAATAACAATCCTGACGCAAAGATAGCCTTCGAAAATGCTGCGCCAAAACGGCATAACAGCGCCAGGCATCACAAGAATTACGGGATCGCGAAATCGACCGAGGGCAAAGTTGCCAAATATGCTGCTTTGGATCTTGGAACCAATAATTGCCGATTGCTGATTGCCGAACCGCGCGATGAAGGGTTTCGCGTCATCGATTCCTTTTCGCGTATTGTGCGTTTGGGTGAAGGCATATCAATGAATAATCGCCTGAGCGACGAAGCGTCGACACGCGCCATTTCAGCGCTGCGGGTATGCTGGAACAAACTGAAGTACCACAAGGTCGAGAAGGTGCGCCTGATTGCGACCGAGGCCTGCCGATCTGCTGAAAACGGCGCTGAATTTCTGCAGCGGGTCTTTCAGGAAATCGGCCTTGAACTGGAGATCATTGATCGCGAGACAGAGGCACGTCTGGCGGTAACCGGTTGCTCCTCACTTGTGGAACCACGCTCTGATGGTGTGGTGCTGTTTGATATTGGCGGTGGTTCATCAGAAGTCGTCTGGCTGGATCGGCGTGGACGCAGAAAGCGCAATCGCCTTGGCGGAACGCTGCGGGCGTGGGATTCTCTGCCGGTCGGCGTTGTGACCCTGTCTGAGCGTCATGATGGAAAGAATGTTACCCGCGACAGCTTCGAGGTCATGGTCAATGAAGTGCGGGACATGCTGGTTGCATTTCCAAAACGCCGCGAATTGCAGCAGGCCCTGTCCCGTGGGCGCCACCATCTGCTGGGTACATCAGGCACGGTAACAACCCTTGCAGGTGTGCATCTGGGGTTGCGTCGCTATGACAGGCGCCGTGTTGATGGTATGTGGATGAGCAACAATGATGCGGCATCCATGATCGATAAATTGCTGACATTGAGCTATGAACAGCGGATCGGGCATCCCTGCATCGGGCACGATCGGGCTGATCTGGTGTTGCCGGGCTGCGCGATTTTTGAAGCCATCAGACGGGAATTCTCCTGCGACCAGTTGCGCGTAGCAGATCGCGGGTTGCGGGAAGGCATACTGGTTGAACTCATGAGCAAGGATGGGCATGGTCTGTCCCGACGCGGCCATCGCAGCACGCCATGGCGCCGCAAGCGCCCGAGATCAAAAGCCAAACAAAACGCACATGCAAACGCAAATACGGACGGCACATCTGATGAATAG
- a CDS encoding MDR family oxidoreductase, with amino-acid sequence MSFTALVVDKDEAGTVTQTIQTMDDSRLPDGDVVVDVAYSTLNYKDGLCITGKGGLVRTFPHVPGIDFAGVVSQSSDSRYKAGDPVILTGWRVGEAWWGGYATKACVKADWLVPMPDGMTAQHAMAIGTAGLTSMIAIMALEDHGLTPEKGEVLVTGAAGGVGSVAVSILSHLGYEVAAVTGRPETADYLKGLGASTIIPREELTEENKRPLESERWAGTVDAVGGEMLARVLKQTKTSGSVAAIGLAGGAAVPSFTVVPFLLRGVNLLGIDSVTCPYERRVAAWKRLVTEMPLDRLEPMIEEHALSDLPALGPAILKGQVKGRALINIKSAAS; translated from the coding sequence ATGAGTTTTACAGCTTTGGTTGTTGATAAGGACGAGGCGGGAACCGTCACGCAAACCATCCAAACCATGGATGACAGTCGTTTGCCTGATGGAGACGTGGTCGTCGATGTGGCTTATTCCACGCTCAACTACAAGGATGGCCTTTGCATTACCGGCAAAGGGGGGCTGGTGAGAACGTTTCCGCATGTACCGGGCATCGATTTTGCAGGTGTTGTGTCGCAATCCTCAGACAGCCGCTACAAGGCCGGTGATCCAGTCATCCTGACAGGATGGCGTGTTGGAGAGGCTTGGTGGGGTGGCTACGCGACGAAGGCCTGCGTCAAGGCGGATTGGCTAGTGCCAATGCCGGATGGCATGACAGCGCAGCATGCAATGGCAATCGGTACTGCGGGTCTGACATCCATGATCGCGATCATGGCGCTGGAAGATCACGGTTTGACACCTGAAAAGGGTGAGGTTCTGGTGACTGGTGCCGCTGGTGGTGTTGGGTCTGTTGCCGTTTCGATTTTGTCTCATCTCGGTTACGAGGTTGCAGCCGTGACCGGTCGCCCGGAAACGGCAGATTATCTGAAAGGTCTCGGCGCAAGCACAATTATTCCGCGCGAGGAACTGACAGAGGAAAACAAGCGTCCGCTGGAGTCTGAGCGCTGGGCCGGCACTGTGGATGCAGTAGGCGGTGAAATGCTTGCCCGCGTTCTGAAACAAACAAAAACCAGTGGCTCGGTCGCGGCAATCGGGCTTGCGGGCGGCGCTGCCGTGCCTTCCTTTACTGTCGTGCCGTTTTTGTTGCGTGGTGTGAACCTGCTTGGGATCGATTCCGTGACTTGCCCTTATGAGCGCCGTGTCGCTGCTTGGAAGCGCCTTGTGACTGAAATGCCCCTCGACAGACTGGAGCCGATGATTGAGGAGCATGCATTATCCGATTTACCGGCGCTTGGGCCTGCCATCCTCAAAGGACAGGTGAAGGGGCGTGCGCTGATCAACATAAAATCGGCTGCCAGCTAG
- the mbfA gene encoding iron exporter MbfA → MLSRFSNARRFLDLSEQEILALAISAEEDDARIYETYAHSVRETFPASAALLDGMAEEENLHRQQLIDLHKERFGNQIPLIRREHVAGYYARKPVWLIENLGIDRIRNEVANMEDTARDFYLRAAKRVTDANTRKLLGDLAQAEAGHLVKAGELQDEHLDAEALEQEDKESYRKFVLTWVQPGLAGLMDGSVSTLAPIFATAFATQDTWTTFLVGLAASIGAGISMGFTEAASDDGQISGRGSPIKRGFASGIMTTLGGLGHALPYLIPDFWIATNIAFAIVFIELWAIAWIQKKYMDTPFFRAAFQVVLGGALVFATGILIGNA, encoded by the coding sequence ATGCTCAGTCGTTTTTCAAATGCGCGGCGTTTTCTGGATTTGTCGGAACAGGAAATACTGGCGCTTGCCATTTCTGCAGAAGAAGATGATGCGCGGATTTATGAGACTTATGCACATTCGGTCCGTGAGACCTTTCCTGCCAGTGCTGCGCTACTGGACGGTATGGCGGAAGAAGAAAATTTGCACCGGCAACAGCTGATCGATTTGCATAAAGAGCGGTTTGGCAATCAGATTCCCTTGATACGACGGGAACATGTTGCAGGCTATTACGCACGCAAACCCGTCTGGCTGATTGAAAACCTTGGCATTGACCGGATTCGCAATGAAGTTGCCAATATGGAAGACACCGCTCGGGATTTTTATCTGCGTGCCGCAAAGCGGGTAACCGATGCCAACACCAGAAAGCTGCTGGGCGATCTGGCGCAGGCTGAGGCGGGTCATTTGGTGAAAGCCGGCGAACTTCAGGATGAGCATCTGGATGCAGAGGCTTTGGAGCAGGAAGACAAGGAATCCTATCGCAAATTTGTGCTGACATGGGTGCAGCCGGGCCTTGCCGGACTGATGGATGGCTCGGTCTCCACATTGGCGCCAATTTTTGCGACCGCCTTTGCGACGCAGGATACCTGGACCACATTTCTCGTAGGGCTTGCAGCATCCATTGGTGCCGGGATTTCCATGGGGTTCACAGAAGCGGCCTCTGATGATGGCCAGATATCGGGCAGGGGCTCACCAATCAAACGCGGGTTTGCATCGGGAATCATGACCACGCTTGGCGGTTTGGGACATGCTTTGCCCTATCTCATTCCAGATTTCTGGATAGCAACCAACATCGCATTTGCCATTGTGTTCATCGAGTTGTGGGCCATTGCGTGGATTCAGAAAAAATATATGGATACGCCCTTTTTTCGGGCGGCTTTTCAGGTTGTTCTGGGTGGGGCACTGGTGTTCGCAACCGGTATCCTGATTGGCAACGCCTAA
- the mmsB gene encoding 3-hydroxyisobutyrate dehydrogenase, which translates to MLPTSTEDQFPGQNATQKEHQMASIGFIGLGNMGLPMASNLQKAEYKVSGYDVFDTAQQAARSSGLALANSNTDAALNADAVVIMLPNGAIAIQVAKEILPKMTPSSLLIDCSTIDVASAHEVHRLATVAGILCLDAPVSGGVGGATAGSLTFMVGGTNEAFATGEPLFAVMGQKAVHCGDGGTGQAAKICNNMLLGISMIGTCEAFALAEKLGLSQSALFDVVSTSSGSCWSVNTYCPVPGIGPKSPADNAYKSGFSATLMLKDLGLAQQSANDTDAVTPLGSHAKNLYQQMVDAGFGETDFSGMIEFLTDAKDGKI; encoded by the coding sequence CTGCTACCAACCTCGACTGAAGATCAATTTCCTGGGCAGAATGCAACACAGAAAGAACACCAAATGGCATCAATCGGCTTTATTGGTCTTGGCAATATGGGACTGCCCATGGCATCAAATCTTCAAAAGGCAGAATACAAGGTCTCCGGTTATGATGTCTTTGACACAGCTCAACAGGCGGCGCGTTCAAGCGGCCTTGCTCTGGCAAACAGCAACACAGATGCAGCCTTGAACGCAGACGCCGTCGTTATAATGCTGCCCAATGGGGCAATAGCCATTCAAGTTGCAAAAGAAATCCTGCCCAAAATGACCCCGAGCAGCCTGCTGATCGACTGCTCGACAATTGATGTCGCTTCGGCGCATGAAGTACACAGGCTGGCGACAGTGGCAGGCATCCTGTGTCTGGACGCACCGGTTTCCGGCGGTGTGGGTGGTGCCACCGCAGGAAGTCTGACCTTCATGGTTGGTGGCACAAACGAAGCCTTTGCAACAGGTGAGCCATTGTTTGCCGTCATGGGTCAGAAAGCCGTTCATTGTGGCGATGGCGGCACCGGACAGGCCGCAAAAATCTGCAACAATATGTTGCTTGGCATCTCTATGATCGGCACCTGCGAAGCTTTTGCACTGGCGGAAAAGCTGGGCCTGTCGCAATCGGCTTTGTTTGATGTTGTATCCACCTCGTCCGGTTCATGCTGGTCCGTCAACACCTATTGCCCGGTGCCCGGCATCGGTCCGAAGAGCCCGGCTGACAACGCTTACAAGTCTGGATTTTCAGCAACCCTGATGCTGAAGGACCTCGGCCTTGCGCAACAGTCCGCCAATGACACGGATGCTGTAACACCACTTGGAAGCCACGCAAAAAACCTCTATCAGCAGATGGTGGATGCCGGATTTGGAGAGACCGATTTTTCCGGCATGATTGAGTTTCTGACAGATGCGAAGGACGGCAAAATATGA
- a CDS encoding enoyl-CoA hydratase, which yields MSDLVLVDIQDRIAILTLNRPEALNALNTDLLAQLNAHAEELSRNPDIGCLIITGSEKAFAAGADVKEMADKSQIDMLMSDFFGRYNSLSGTRLPVIAAVNGFSLGGGCELAMMCDMIFAADTAKFGQPEIKLGIMPGMGGTQRMAHAVGKAKAMDMILTGRMMDAEEAERCGLVARIIPAADLMSETIKAAKTIASYSRPSVVTAKEAVNRAFETTLTEGLHYEQRVFYALFATEDQKEGMAAFAEKRKPNFKHK from the coding sequence ATGAGCGATCTTGTTTTAGTGGACATACAGGACCGGATTGCAATCCTGACCCTCAACCGGCCTGAGGCTCTTAACGCGCTCAACACTGATCTGTTGGCTCAACTCAACGCGCATGCCGAAGAATTGTCACGCAATCCGGACATCGGCTGCTTGATCATCACCGGGTCGGAAAAAGCCTTTGCCGCCGGTGCAGACGTCAAGGAAATGGCCGACAAATCACAAATCGACATGCTGATGAGCGACTTTTTCGGGCGCTATAATTCCCTGTCGGGCACACGCCTGCCCGTCATTGCTGCAGTCAATGGATTTTCGCTGGGCGGTGGCTGCGAACTGGCAATGATGTGCGACATGATATTTGCCGCAGATACGGCCAAATTCGGTCAGCCGGAAATCAAGCTGGGCATCATGCCCGGCATGGGCGGTACGCAGCGCATGGCGCATGCGGTCGGCAAGGCCAAGGCGATGGATATGATTCTCACCGGGCGCATGATGGATGCCGAAGAAGCAGAACGTTGCGGCCTCGTGGCGCGGATCATTCCGGCAGCAGATCTGATGAGCGAAACCATCAAAGCTGCCAAAACCATCGCCAGCTATTCCAGGCCATCCGTCGTTACAGCCAAAGAAGCGGTCAACCGCGCCTTCGAAACAACACTGACCGAAGGATTGCACTACGAACAACGCGTGTTTTATGCCCTGTTCGCAACAGAAGACCAGAAAGAAGGCATGGCCGCCTTTGCCGAAAAGCGGAAGCCCAACTTCAAGCACAAATAG
- a CDS encoding FAD-dependent oxidoreductase — MAELPTNARVVIIGGGVVGASALYHLAKLGWTDCVLLEKNELTAGSTWHAAGNIPTFSPSWAIMNMQRYSTELYRRLGAEVDYPMNYHVSGSVRLGHSAERMQEFERVAGMGRYQGMDIDMMSVDDIKAKYPFIETHDLQGGLYDPFDGDIDPAQLTQALAKGARDMGAKIIRFCSVTGARRDKDEWIVETDQGEIRCDYVVNAAGYYAREVGKFFGRDVPMMVMSHQYLLFDDVPEIEAWSREAGAKLPLLRDVDSSYYLRQEKYGLNLGPYERNCKAHWISSDDPMPEDFSFQLFPDDLDRLEWYLEDAAKRVPILQTAGLSKVINGPIPYTPDGNPLIGPMPGVPNAFEACVFTFGICQAGGAGKVLAEWITEGQTEWDMWAVDPRRFTAFADQDYCIAKGMEVYGHEYAMHFPHHQWPAGRGKKLSPVHQEIADMGARFGPYNGWERADWFAHDGDDVSEAGTQRWDRNGPWFARVREECLAVRDHAGILDLPGFSRYRLSGAGARDWLNSLITSRAPKPGRMGLAYFSDRDGRILTEMSIMALDQDVFFLTTAAPAQSHDFEWLQRHLPDGTDIAIQDVSDAFSCQLLTGPNARAILKDLCDADLQLSWLSHQTTQIADRHCQLVRVSFAGELGWEIHSKIDDTAAIFDALMIAGHSHGLKPFGMFALNSLRLEKGYRAWKTDLSTDYTLLEGGMARFIKWDKPDFVGKAALEAQRQKGVSKCFVTLIIEADDCDAPYMSTLWLGDEVVGEITSGGWGHRIDKSIALGMLRADLAAAGREIEAEIFGRRFKAVVQEDQPLWDPENKRLRS; from the coding sequence ATGGCTGAATTGCCTACAAATGCACGTGTCGTGATCATTGGCGGCGGCGTGGTTGGCGCGTCTGCACTCTATCATTTGGCAAAACTTGGCTGGACCGATTGTGTGTTGCTGGAAAAAAACGAGCTGACAGCAGGGTCTACATGGCACGCAGCGGGCAATATCCCTACGTTTTCGCCCTCATGGGCAATCATGAATATGCAGAGGTATTCCACGGAGTTATATCGGCGTTTAGGTGCCGAAGTGGACTATCCGATGAATTACCATGTCTCCGGATCTGTCCGTCTTGGCCATTCTGCAGAACGTATGCAGGAGTTTGAGCGTGTTGCCGGTATGGGGCGGTATCAGGGCATGGATATCGACATGATGAGTGTCGACGACATCAAGGCGAAATATCCGTTTATTGAAACCCATGATTTGCAGGGCGGTCTTTACGACCCATTTGATGGTGATATCGATCCGGCGCAACTGACCCAGGCGCTGGCAAAGGGCGCACGCGATATGGGTGCCAAAATTATCCGCTTCTGTTCAGTTACTGGTGCGCGCCGCGACAAGGATGAGTGGATTGTCGAGACGGATCAGGGCGAGATTCGCTGTGATTATGTGGTCAATGCCGCCGGGTATTATGCCCGCGAAGTTGGAAAATTCTTCGGTCGTGATGTGCCGATGATGGTGATGAGCCATCAGTATCTGCTGTTTGATGATGTTCCCGAAATTGAGGCCTGGTCCCGCGAAGCCGGTGCGAAACTGCCGCTGCTGCGCGATGTAGACAGTTCCTACTATCTGAGACAGGAAAAATATGGGCTGAACCTTGGTCCGTATGAACGCAATTGCAAGGCGCACTGGATCAGTTCGGATGATCCAATGCCCGAAGATTTCTCGTTTCAACTTTTCCCGGATGATCTGGATAGGCTGGAATGGTATCTGGAAGACGCGGCAAAACGAGTGCCCATACTGCAGACGGCGGGCCTTTCCAAAGTCATCAATGGACCCATTCCTTACACCCCTGATGGCAATCCCCTGATTGGTCCGATGCCAGGCGTTCCCAATGCATTTGAGGCCTGTGTGTTTACATTTGGCATCTGTCAGGCGGGCGGTGCGGGCAAGGTTCTGGCTGAGTGGATTACCGAAGGGCAGACAGAATGGGATATGTGGGCGGTTGATCCACGCCGCTTCACCGCTTTTGCTGATCAGGACTATTGCATTGCCAAAGGTATGGAAGTCTACGGCCATGAATATGCAATGCATTTTCCCCACCACCAATGGCCTGCGGGACGCGGCAAGAAACTGTCTCCGGTACATCAGGAAATCGCTGATATGGGGGCCCGGTTCGGTCCTTATAATGGCTGGGAACGCGCTGACTGGTTTGCTCACGATGGCGATGATGTGTCGGAAGCCGGCACACAGCGCTGGGATCGTAACGGCCCATGGTTTGCGCGTGTGCGGGAGGAGTGTCTGGCGGTTCGCGATCATGCGGGCATTCTGGATTTGCCGGGCTTTTCCCGATATCGGCTCAGCGGAGCAGGCGCGCGAGATTGGCTGAACAGTCTCATCACCAGTCGTGCACCGAAGCCGGGGCGTATGGGACTGGCTTATTTCTCCGACCGGGATGGACGCATTCTGACGGAAATGTCGATCATGGCGCTGGATCAGGATGTCTTCTTCCTGACGACTGCGGCACCTGCCCAGAGCCATGATTTTGAGTGGCTTCAGCGCCATCTTCCTGATGGAACGGACATTGCGATACAGGATGTGAGCGACGCGTTTTCGTGTCAGCTGCTGACGGGTCCAAATGCGCGGGCCATCTTGAAGGATTTGTGCGATGCGGATCTGCAGCTCTCCTGGTTGTCTCATCAGACCACGCAGATTGCTGACCGGCACTGCCAGTTGGTGCGCGTCTCATTTGCTGGTGAACTGGGATGGGAAATTCACAGCAAGATTGATGATACAGCTGCGATTTTCGACGCGCTCATGATCGCAGGTCACTCTCATGGTCTCAAACCATTTGGCATGTTTGCGCTCAATTCATTGCGGCTGGAAAAGGGATACCGCGCCTGGAAGACCGATCTGTCGACTGATTACACCTTGCTGGAAGGCGGCATGGCGCGGTTTATCAAATGGGACAAACCGGATTTTGTTGGCAAGGCGGCTTTGGAGGCACAAAGGCAAAAGGGCGTATCCAAATGCTTTGTGACCTTGATCATTGAAGCCGATGATTGCGATGCGCCCTATATGTCAACGCTTTGGCTGGGAGATGAGGTCGTTGGCGAGATCACATCAGGTGGCTGGGGACACCGGATCGATAAATCCATTGCCCTTGGCATGTTGCGCGCGGACCTTGCCGCGGCGGGCCGTGAAATTGAGGCGGAGATTTTCGGCAGGCGCTTCAAGGCCGTTGTTCAGGAAGACCAGCCCTTATGGGACCCGGAAAACAAAAGACTGCGCAGCTAA
- a CDS encoding LysR family transcriptional regulator gives MDIQLLETFTDLMETKSFNQTAERLGITQSTVSHRVRTLETMLGKRLFNRSRAGTHPTIAGNRFLEHARALNLEWREAVRHVSTARAFDRVIRLGMHHDIASGQAGTTIQRLRTQFSETSFFLGVDFSAKIVADLLDGNLDFGLILTPHYSPDLHIMPLGDLIYQMISNAAFNLDQVSAEHYIFPDVSSVFAQTHKQLLPQFTDTQVSCGPSPAIATLLQTMSATSYLPQGTMDPTASRKRLHVLNDAPDISQPIYAAVHVRNRHVHIHLQMMDVFHQIFGKSNGYGP, from the coding sequence TTGGACATTCAGCTACTCGAGACTTTTACCGATCTGATGGAGACCAAAAGCTTCAATCAGACCGCAGAGCGGCTGGGCATCACGCAATCCACAGTCTCGCACCGCGTTCGCACGCTGGAAACAATGTTGGGCAAGCGTCTGTTCAACCGCAGCCGGGCTGGCACACATCCCACCATTGCCGGCAACCGGTTTCTGGAACACGCAAGAGCGCTCAATCTGGAATGGCGCGAGGCTGTGCGTCATGTCTCCACAGCCCGCGCTTTCGACCGCGTTATCCGGCTGGGAATGCATCACGATATTGCCAGCGGCCAGGCTGGAACAACCATACAGCGGTTGCGCACGCAGTTTTCAGAGACATCATTTTTTCTCGGCGTGGATTTTTCCGCCAAAATCGTCGCGGATTTGTTGGATGGCAATCTCGATTTCGGCCTGATTTTGACGCCGCACTACTCCCCTGATCTTCACATCATGCCTTTGGGTGATCTGATCTATCAAATGATCAGCAATGCGGCATTCAATCTGGATCAGGTCTCAGCGGAGCATTACATCTTCCCGGACGTGTCTTCGGTGTTTGCTCAAACTCACAAACAGCTCCTGCCGCAATTCACCGACACACAAGTGTCCTGTGGGCCATCGCCTGCCATTGCCACACTTCTGCAAACCATGTCTGCAACATCATACCTGCCACAAGGCACGATGGACCCCACGGCTTCAAGGAAACGTCTGCATGTGCTGAATGACGCGCCGGACATATCACAGCCGATCTACGCAGCCGTTCATGTGCGCAACCGGCATGTGCATATCCACCTGCAAATGATGGATGTTTTTCACCAGATATTTGGCAAGAGCAACGGGTACGGACCCTAG